Genomic DNA from uncultured Fretibacterium sp.:
TGATTGACGAGAAGCCCCGCAGGGGCGCGGGCGGGGCCCTGATCGCCTTCGTCCACCCCGCCGCGACGGGGGGCATTCTCTTGGAGCTGTCCCAGCGCTGAACGTGGCGGAGGAAAAGAGGGCCGGTTCCGGCCGATACGCGGTCGCCCTGCTGGTCGGGCTCGTCAGGATACTGCCGCAGAGGCTGGCCGTGGCTTTGGGCGGCCTGTTGGGGTGCCTGCTCTGGGCGCTCAGCTGGCGGAAGGTCGATCGGGGCGAGGCGCGCTGCGTCGCGGCGCTGGGGGTGGGGATCACCGTCGCGCGCGGCATCGTGCGGAGGTCCTTCGTCAACTTGGGGCGCTCGGCTGTCGAGTTCGTCCGGCTGGATCGGATGATGTCCGGGCTGCGGGAGACGGTGGCGGTCGAGGGTCGCGAGAACCTTGACCGCGCTCTGGCCCGCGGGCGGGGGGCTTTGCTCATGGCCGCCCATATCGGCAACTGGGAGCTTGCGGGGGCGCGTCTGGTCCTGGAGGGATACCCTGTCGTGCCTCTCTACACCCCCCAGCGCAATCGGGGGGGGCTCAACGACCTGATTCAGCATCAGCGCACGGCCGTTGCCGGGATGAAGATGGTGCCCAGCGAGGGGGCCGGCCTGCGCGAGGCCTTCCGAACCTTGAGGCGGGGGGGGATCGTGGGGTTCCTTCAGGACCTGGACGCCCGGAGCGAGGGGATTCCCGTCCCCTTTTTGGGTCTGCCCGCCAGCGCGGCCGACGGGATTGTGAAGCTGCACCGCAAGTTCGGCTCCCCGGTCGTCCCCGTCCTGTACTTTCGTCGTTCCGATGGGATCTCCCATACCGTCGTCATCCAGGATATCCTGAGCGATGCACCCGACGCGGACGGCAATCCTTTTGGGGTGGATATGGTAAAGTCCCTTCAAATGTGTCATAATGTTTTGGAGGGCTGGGTTCGGGCTTATCCGGATCAATGGCTGTGGCTTTTGGATCGGTGGGAATCCACGTTGGGGTGACGGTGGGACTGGATCCCGGAAGGAACAAGGTGGGATGGGCTTTCGTGGGAGAGGGTCGGGAGCTCCTCATGTCGGGGATTTTTCCCGTGGGGGAGCGGGCGCTTTTCTGGCTGGGCCTGAGGGCCCTGGCCGGGGATGCGGACATCTTGGCTCCTTGGACGCTGGAGGCCCTTTCGCCGATGGACAAAGCGTTCTCCATAATGGCCTTCGTC
This window encodes:
- a CDS encoding lysophospholipid acyltransferase family protein — protein: MAEEKRAGSGRYAVALLVGLVRILPQRLAVALGGLLGCLLWALSWRKVDRGEARCVAALGVGITVARGIVRRSFVNLGRSAVEFVRLDRMMSGLRETVAVEGRENLDRALARGRGALLMAAHIGNWELAGARLVLEGYPVVPLYTPQRNRGGLNDLIQHQRTAVAGMKMVPSEGAGLREAFRTLRRGGIVGFLQDLDARSEGIPVPFLGLPASAADGIVKLHRKFGSPVVPVLYFRRSDGISHTVVIQDILSDAPDADGNPFGVDMVKSLQMCHNVLEGWVRAYPDQWLWLLDRWESTLG
- a CDS encoding endonuclease yields the protein MAFGSVGIHVGVTVGLDPGRNKVGWAFVGEGRELLMSGIFPVGERALFWLGLRALAGDADILAPWTLEALSPMDKAFSIMAFVVGDGTCGGELAASLEEQDFGCPILRVDERGTTLEARTLYWRLHDPSWWQRLLPRTLWVPPRPLDDLAAWAIAMRGMDGPVE